CCCTAATGAGCCCCAAATCCTTCAATGCCTTAATATCGCCTCTGAGTGTACTTCTTGCAGCAGGTTTAAGGCCGTCCTTGACAAGGGAGGCATTAACCATTCTGTGTATGTCACCTGCTGAGTAGTGTGCAAGCCTGCCTGAGGCAAAATATTCCGTATTCTTTCGCTCAATAGCCCAACATATTTTATATAACCTCTCGATTCTCTTATGTGTGCGAACCACGAGTGATTTTATGTGGTTAATCGTGAGTGCTTTGCAATAACTTCCGGCCTTAATGCTATTCTTAATGATCCTATTAAGTAGTGCCTTGACCCCTTTGGTGGTAGTCTTGAAAAAGTCGGCTTTTTGATATATCATTGTAGACATCCTTTCGGTGCTATAAGACTTATTTGTTTCGGTGACTTATAGTACCTTTTTAGGTTTTTATTTATTAAATTATAATGCATGATTATAAATTCTAAAAGAGGGCAGGCTGTTAGCCTGCTTGTTCTTTTCATATCCATATCCGCATTTAAGTTAGATCTTTTAATAAACATAGGTTTAATATATATTGTTACTTATGTCGTTGTCAATATTATTTACGACTCTAGGAATAATATATATATTTTTAAAGTTGATAAATAGTTAATAAATAATGCATATATTTTTGTTAATTTTTCTAACAATCTCTTTCTTGCTTTCTTCCTGTATTTTCTTTTTTTCTTTCTTGTCAAGTAATTTGTTTTTTTTCTTAATTCTCAACTGCTTAAACCTTAATTGTTCTACTCTTATATCCTCTAGTATTGTCCTTTTTCTTTCCGTGATTTTTATTTTTATTTCTGTCTGGATTATGGAGTCATTTAACTTTTCTACAAATAAATATTTAATAAATTCTTCTAAAACATGATTTACACGTCCTATTTTAATAGTGGCACCTAAGGCTGTAACCACTTTATATATATGGCTTTCGCTGTAGTTAAGACCGTAAAGCTCTTCTAGGATATTTTTTATTTCGTTTGGTTTATAAAATTTTAATTTATTCCTTATAATCATAGCATCCATCCTTTTACTAAATTTTTTTCTGTTGTTTTAATTATATTGTTGTTTTAAATAACCGATTATTGTACGTAATTATGTATTTAGAATAAGTTTTATTTATAATAAATATATTCCTATGGGAATAAATTGCTTGACTAAATTGAGTAGAATTAAATATCAATTTCCATTACTGAGTTTTGTGAATAGTATGCCATAAGCCTCAATAGGATGTGCGTAAGAGAAACCGGAGAGGTGTGTTATTGAGGAGAGGGGCATGTGTCTTGTTAGGGTATGAAGGAGATGGGTGGTAAATAATTATTTATAAAATCCTACTGTAGACTCAAGAACAATCATAATGATTGTATGACAAATGAGAATAATAATCTGGGAATCAAATTCAGTAATAGTGACATAACTAATATTCACAAAATTGTGGTAAGGTGAATTTTGGTCAAACATGAGAGACTTATTGTAGTCTCAATGTATATTGAAACTATCGCCTCCCACCAGCTGCTCAATTATTGCTTAGTAGTAATTAATGACTCGCAGCTCTTTGAATAAAGTACATAATTTTGAACAGGGAAAGATTTAATAATTAATAATCTTAATGTTTACAGTATTGGAATAAATCTAAGTAAATATCGAAAACAAGATGAAGCATAAAAAGTAAAGCTAGTCCTTTGGTGCAATATTAAATATTGCAAATTCTTAATTTTAATTTATTAATTAATCCCAAAGCAATAATAGTATGTTACAATGACCACATATAAGTTTAAATTAGATGATAATTAATTTTTTTAATTTAAATTTAAAATTTTTAAAAAGTGTTTATTTAAACATTATTTCTTAAGAATTGTAGATGGGGGTATAGAAACAATTATTTTGTTGTCTTTAGGTAAGTGTTATGAAGATTTTTAACAAGTCTTTTTATTTTAGAGTCTTATTAACTTTGAATTTTGGGTTTTTGCATTCCAATTCTTTTGAAACTTTGAAACAAGAGTACCAAAGAATATTGGAGAATTATAATTCTGGCGTGACTGGAGGATTTGCTATAACGAAAGAGGATGATTATATAAATCACTATATAAATAAATTAAAAGCTATAAAGGAGAGTCTAGAACTACTCAAAGATGATAGGACTAAATATTTTAATAGTGATATTAATTCCCAAATAGCTTCAATGGTTCAGCATGCAAAGGGTATTAGTAATTCTTATGATAGCTATTCAATTCTGGTAAGTACAAAGAAAAATCTTCTAGACTTAATTTCTTCTGAAGTCTTTAAAGGCTTAGAAAAGTCAATTAGAAGCGATTCATACAGAATATTGGGAGATGTAAATTTATCTCTTTTAAGGTATTTGGGAGGAGGGGAGTTAATTAAGGTTTCAAATGAGGCTAAGAATGCTTTGGAGAAATCTTTGGAGATTGATCAGAATGCTCTTGCAAGTATTTCTTTATCTACATGGTTCTTGTATTCTCCAAGAATTGCAGGAGGAAATCCTCGAGAGGCAATAAAGTTGGCTCTTGCGGGTCTTGCAGTTAGTAACAATAAAGTGGAGAAATATTTAGCTAATATATGGGTAAGTCAAGGGTATTTTCTTCTTAAGAAACAAAAAGAACAGGAAAAATATTTACGCGAAGCTGCAAATATTTTTCCCAATGGAGCTTTTCACAAGATGGTGAGAGATAAAAATAAGATTGGAGAGTTACCTTGACTTTAGGTAACATTTCTTGGAGTAATATTGATGAATGTAAAAATATTATTAATATTTTTAGCATCAGTAGTAAATTTGTTTGGGTATGAGTTAAGAGAATATGTAGACAGGATTGAAGATATTCATACCAATTATTATGCAGGAAATTTTGAATCTAGCATTAATAAATCTGTGAAGGGATTTATTAATTCTCTTAATCAGATTGAAAAGGATGTTTTGCGCAAATATGGGCAGCACAGCATTCAGTATCACTATTCGAATTTGCTTATTTCCTTGGTTTTGTGTGATGTTGCTTATGTGGAAGATGATAGTGATGAGCGTAATAGCTTAATTACCAAGATAGTAAATAAATATGAAGTTGGATTTAAGGCTTCTTTTAATTCTGACGTATTTTCTGACTATTTTAGGGCTTTAGGAGAGCTTGCCTTAAATTTAATTTCTCATGATTCTCCCAACTTTTATTCTTATGTTGCTAATGGCAAAAGATTTTTACAAAAAGCATTAGCAATGGATAATGAAAATTTAAAAGTTAATATTCCATTAGCGCTGTTTTATACAGCGAGCTCTACAAGTAGGACCTTTAATAATAATTTATTTGCAGCTCATTATCTTAGCATAGCAGAAGAGATCCCTTTAAATAACAGACAGCAATATTTGAAAAAAATTGTTAAGAGCTCTTTTTTGGCTCGCATTAATAGAAGAGTTGAAGCAATGGATTGCTTAAAGTCTGCCATTAAAATTTTTCCCAATGGCTATCTTGCAGCTATTGCGATTGAACAACTGAAGAAAGGTAAGTCTTTCTTTTAGTTGTGGTTAATTAGGGGTAAATATATGAGGCTTAATTTAATTAGGGTTAACAAAAATTACAAGACTTTCAACGAAATAGTTTATGCAAATAGGAATATAACCCTTGACTTGAAAGCAGGAGATATGGCTTGGATTTCAGGTGCAACAGGTAGTGGTAAGACTACTCTCATTAATCTAATTTCAGGAATAGATATACAAGATAGTGGAGATGTAGTCTTTGATTCTATTTCTTTAAATAGCATGGGAGATAGACAGAGAACTCTTTTTAGAAGATATAATATGGGGCTTATATTTCAACATTTCGAGCTTATTGCCAGCCTTACTGGATTTGAAAATATTTTATTGCCACTAAGATTTTCGAACAAAAGCCATGAACAGGCAAAGGATATGGTAACTCGATTAGTTAAGTTATTTGATCTTGAAAACTTTGTAAATAGAAAACCTAAACACATGTCTGGTGGGCAAAGACAGAGAATAGGAATAGCAAGAGCATTTGTGTATGAACCTAAATTGATCCTTGGAGATGAAATAACAAGTCATCTAGACCATAAGACGGCTACTTTTATTTATTCTGTAGTAAAACATTATATAGAAAAAATGGGATCAATTGGAATATTTATTTCTCATGATTCAAATTTAGAAAAGTTTGCCAACAAATTTTACAGAATAGAAGATGGAATATTATCTTTAAGGAGTAAGCATGCTTAAGTTGGCTTTTTTCAATCTCTTAAGAGATATGAGAAGATCTGTAATGATTTCATTGCTTTTAATAAGCTCAGTAGTATTTTTATTGCTTTTTATTGGGTATATGAATTATAGCAGTGAGGGTATGCAACTGGGGCTTGTCTCCTCAACTGGACATATCCAAATTGCTAAGGAAAATTACTTTAATCCCAAGTTTAGTGGCCTTAGGAATAGTTTAATGCTTGAAGAATGTGAGATATCGCAAATCAGAGAAGAGATAGGTAGTTATTCAGATGTAAGTTCAAGCAATCTAGTAGTAAATTTTGAAGGGCTTCTTGGTAATGCTTTAGGGAGTAAGCCTTTTTTTGCATCAGCTTTTGAGAATCCAGATTTTGCTACAAGAAGTCTTTCTCTAGTAAAGGGCCGTCCCATTTTTGATGACATCGTTGGTGATTTTTTAATTGGAAACAGATTCGCAACCTCTCTTGGTATAGAAAATTTAAGCGAAGAAAATTCTAGATTAACTTTAATGACTGATTTATTTGGAGAAGGACTTGTTTTACAAGATATTAATCTAGCAGGTATTATTGAGTTTCCAACCTCACAAACAGATAGCATGATAGCAATTACGAGTATCAAGACGCTTGAAAGTTTGTTTGATTTTAAGAGCGGTGCTCATGTAATACAGGTCTTCTTAAGAAATAATTTTGTGTTAGAGGATTTCAAACAAAAATTAAATGCTTTTAAAATTAAAAGCAAGCTACATTTTCAATACAGTGATTGGTATGAAATCAATCCATCCTTTAAATCTATTGTAGGAATGAACAATATGATGTTTACTTTCATACTAGTTTTAATATTATTGCTTATATTTATATCGTTTTTTCAGATAATGACGGCACTAAGTATAGAGAGAACTAGGGAACTTGGAACTTTGAGAGCCATTGGCCTTACAAAGGTAGAACTTTTCTCTACTTTATTCTTAGAGATATTTATTCTTACTGTTCTTAATATAATTTTAGGAATCGGGATTGCCTATCTTTTTAAGTTTTTAATCGAAATGCAAAAAATTCAATTCTCACCACCGGGGTATACGGAGTCTTATTTGGTTAATGTGTTATATTATCCGAGTGATATTGTATTTGTATCTTTGTTTATTGTTTTAGTAACACTTTCTTCTTCAGTTCTTCCATTCATTAAAGCAGCTAAGAGATCGATAGTAGAGGTAATGAATGATATTTAGGGCTTTTATCCTTGTTTGTCTTTGTCTTACTAAGTTGCTGCATTCTGGTGAAGCTAGCGTTTTACTAAAGGAATTTTCTAGATTATCTTTTCCTGAGCTAGATTCAGGAATTTATGTCATCAATGTGTTTTATGAAGTTTATTCAGAGGGCGTCTTGACGGAGAAAAGCAAGGGATTATCATTCATTAATGCTAATAATTTGAATGCCAGGTTAGTTTACATAGAAGGCAAGAAGTCAGATTTTGCATATCTTGCGCTTAAAGATATAGGTTATTACATGCTCAGTAGCAAGTCTTCAAATCCGATTAAGGTTAGTCCATCTTATAAGGTTAAGGGTATATCTTCATTGCAAGATGTTATTGGGTTGGACTTTCAGGAAGATTTTAGTTTGCTTAGAAGTGAGGAAAATTGTTTAAAATTTAAGTCAAATAAAACTTCTCTTTATCCTTTTGTTGACCTGGTGAAGCTTGCATCAGATCAATTTGTAACAATACATAAAGACAGAAATTCTAACACTTTAAAGGAAGTATTTTACCAAGAGGGAAGTATTAATGGCGTTAATACTTTTGGCTACATCGAGGTTAAAGAAAAGAACTTTGAGAATTATCAAACAAAGATTTACACAAGCAATTTTTTAAAAACCAATTTGAACAATTCTATTCTTAGTTTAAAAGGGTTTAACAGGGTGTTTGATTTTGCTAAAAGTTATTTGAAATAGGAAAGCATAAATGAGTATAAGGTTTAGTAAAGTGGTATTATTTAATTCTTTATTACTTATTCCTAACTTCTTATTTGCTAGTGTTGTTTTTAAAGAACAGATTGGAATGAATAGCATCCTTTCATATCTTTTCTCAGACTATGAGAAAAGCAATAATTTTGGTACTGGGGTTTTTAGTTTTGAAAATGAAGTTTATTTAGGATTTTCCGTGAGTCATAGTATTTTTCAACTAGAAGTTTCTCCTTCTTTTGTTATCAAAAGGGAGGATAAGTATTTAGATTTTAAAAATGTATTCATAAATTTATATTTTGATACTTTAATAATTAAACTAGGAAAGCAAAATTATCATATAGGCAGTGGGTCAATAGAGAATATTATTTTGGGCAGGATAAAGACGGAAGAAGAATGGTTTACAGAAGTATACTATTCTGTCTCATATTATGCTCTCTCTTTTGGTGCTATGTTAGATCAGTTGGTTTTAAGTGAACTTGAAAGCTCAAAATATGTATCTCCTTGGGGTTATTTTCAAATGTCATTACCAAGTTGGGATTTACTATTCATGTTAGAGACTCCTTTTCACTTTAAAAGCAATAATGTAGATATCAAATTAATTTTTGACGCTTCTTTTGAAATTTATAATGGAATATTCTTTTATTCTACAATAAGGCAAGATTTGCTTTGTGAAAAAGAATACGCATTTCGCAGTCAAGACAATAGGTACCTATTAGGGCTAAGGTACTACACTGATTTTGAAAACAATATAGTAAATGGATTTAATGTTGCTTTTGAGAGTTATTCAAAAAGTAATAATTATTTGATATCAACAGTAGTTATGTTGAGTTGGATTGAAAATTTATTTCAAACATCAGCTGCTTTAAAGTTCAGTTTAAGTGATAATTCTTTGCAAGTTTATCTTGAGGGTGATTTTCCTATTACCAAAATCCTTACATTAAAAATTAAGAGTATCTTTGAGCCCTTAAGACAAAAAATACTATTTAAAAGTATCCCATTGAGTCAAATATTGAGTATTGAGATGAAGTTAAGGGTGTAAGGAGAGTCAAAAATGAAGAAAATGAGAAGAATAATTCTGTTTTTAAGTTTATTGTTGGTTTATCCAGAATTCTTTACAGAAGAACCGGACGAACTAAAAATAAAAGGACTAGACTTCAGTTTTGATGCAAATTATTTATCCCTCCCAAATACTTTTGAATTTGCACTAGATGTTATACATAATGATTCCAAGATTTCTCCCTTTATTGATATGGGTACTGATTATTATCAAATGATACTATTTGGCACTGGTCTTTCTTATGCCTTTAGAAGTTTTTCGTCTAAGTTATTTTATGAGATTCGAATTCCGTTTAACTTAAACAGCAAATCAATTGAACATATGGGGAATTTATCACTTGGATATAATTTTGATTATCTTAAACTTGATAATAATCTAAGAATAGGGTGGATTAATCATTTACTTAAAGTGAAGAGTGGTTTGAAGCATAAGTACTTAAACACATTGACACTGGAAAATAAAGTTGATTTCTTAGCACCTATTTATTATTCTGAATCGCAAAGAGCAGAGACAAAAGTATCTTTTATTTATA
Above is a genomic segment from Borrelia sp. RT5S containing:
- a CDS encoding ABC transporter ATP-binding protein, with the translated sequence MRLNLIRVNKNYKTFNEIVYANRNITLDLKAGDMAWISGATGSGKTTLINLISGIDIQDSGDVVFDSISLNSMGDRQRTLFRRYNMGLIFQHFELIASLTGFENILLPLRFSNKSHEQAKDMVTRLVKLFDLENFVNRKPKHMSGGQRQRIGIARAFVYEPKLILGDEITSHLDHKTATFIYSVVKHYIEKMGSIGIFISHDSNLEKFANKFYRIEDGILSLRSKHA
- a CDS encoding ABC transporter permease, encoding MLKLAFFNLLRDMRRSVMISLLLISSVVFLLLFIGYMNYSSEGMQLGLVSSTGHIQIAKENYFNPKFSGLRNSLMLEECEISQIREEIGSYSDVSSSNLVVNFEGLLGNALGSKPFFASAFENPDFATRSLSLVKGRPIFDDIVGDFLIGNRFATSLGIENLSEENSRLTLMTDLFGEGLVLQDINLAGIIEFPTSQTDSMIAITSIKTLESLFDFKSGAHVIQVFLRNNFVLEDFKQKLNAFKIKSKLHFQYSDWYEINPSFKSIVGMNNMMFTFILVLILLLIFISFFQIMTALSIERTRELGTLRAIGLTKVELFSTLFLEIFILTVLNIILGIGIAYLFKFLIEMQKIQFSPPGYTESYLVNVLYYPSDIVFVSLFIVLVTLSSSVLPFIKAAKRSIVEVMNDI